In the Drosophila teissieri strain GT53w chromosome 3R, Prin_Dtei_1.1, whole genome shotgun sequence genome, TCCTTTAACACGTGGTTACTAGATATATAGTCGAGCAAAACATGTCCTCCCGAACGTTCCTAACCATTTATCTTTATGTTTacggaaatgaaaattaactATGCCTTAAACGAGAACGGtgactaaaataaaaactataggTCCGCAAGGACTATGCGCCCTTCGGTTTTCGAAGATCGACCACCTCTCCTCTTATTTTAACTCTTCTTTAATATTTCTACCCTGCTACACCAACACCCTCGGTTACCCTTGCTGCGTTTCGGTGTTTAATCCTTTGTCGTATGCAAATCGTAGCCACAAACGCAGGGTGTGCGAAGTCGCTCCAAAGGAGGCAAGCTCCCGCCGGTGCTGTTTCACCATCACCAGTTGCCGTCCGAGCAACAACTTAAGctgaagcagcaacaacagcagcagcaacagcagcagcaacagcagcagcagcaactacgTGGTGATATAAGCAAGATTTCCTCAAGCcgcttaatttgatttgccgCCAAGTTAGTTAGAGTTGTTGTTTCGTTTGAGCTCAAAACGCCCGCCTTactttgtgtttgttgttttcacGGTCCCGGCACAAATAAGATGCACTTGCCATCCCCGGATCTGTCTACCCTttggcttttcattttcttttactGCAAGTTTCCTCTACTCACCCATGCCAAACCACGCACGCCACAATCAATCTACACACACAAGATCACAGGGGTCCAACAAAtgtgaatttgaaatttgattgCCAATGCAATAATCaaaagctaattaaaatgctatCGCTCAGCTTCTTAATTCGGACttgtatattaaaattattataaaataaaaactaagaGTGATTTCTAAtgtaatgcaattaaaaaatcattGTTTTTGTGGATGTTTATTGAAAAGTTTTAAAGGCATAATACTGATCATGCTAATAAATTATTGGTTGATTTGATCGTCATCGAATTATTTCaacgaaaatatatgtaaaagtcagtatatgtatttaatttaagatGTCCGTGATAAAGGATCATTACAAGTTGTACTAGAGTTTGAGATAACAAGATATTAGGGTATTTTAAGGCGTGAATAAACCGGAAAACACTCGAAGCAAGATTGCATTACTGCTTAGCTGGCACCCGTAGCACTGGGCCATCGATTGTCAACCTCCACTAACAgatctttttttgttgaccATTCGCAGAAGTGCCGCAGGGTGATAATAAGAAAACTAGTGGAAAGTAAGGACGAAGAAGACGCGACTACTGCTACCACGGCGGCCACCACAGAGGTCACAACATCGCCAGCGACTGCCATCGTAACGGCAGCAACTTCAACACCTGCCACAACAGCAGTTACAGCAACGGGAACAGGATCGGAATCCGGAACGAGTGAGCTCCCGACGATGACAGAGAAAAACTTAATATAAAGCCGAGAAAAATCCACAAACGAAAAGTTCtttgcaataaaatgtattcgCAACCTAACACGAGGAGCAGCTGATGATGAGTATCCATAGTGTAAAAGTAACCAAAGCAGCCTGACAATGAGAACGGTGTGGACAGGTGTTTACTAGTGGGGTTCCCGCCGTCGAAAACGAGACTTAATGGGTAAATATGCGAAGTAGAGCAGAATCCGTAGATATTAACAAATGATACTTGGTTGGAGCGATGCGAGTCAAGGCACGAATGTCTGTATGGCAGATAATGAGGGCATAACCAGCAGAGGTGTTTAGTAGCTATCGAACTTTATAATTaccttaaataataaacaaatacaccagttttttgtttttttttctgttttgttaaACATTAAAGGGGATATGTTTAGTTCTCCTCATTGTAAATGTATCCCTTTTAATGTCGAAatctgaaataaaataaaaaggacaCCTTAAACAAACTCCCCACAACACTACACAGAAACGGACGCAGACAAAGAAACACACTCATAATCTATAAGAAGCGTTAAGTTGCACGTTTACAGTAccatataattgtatttatatagtatataaatGATGTATTACGTATTGAAGCCGAGCAACACTTACTATACtaaccgaaaaaaaatcaaaacgatGGAAGCATAGATACGATACTAGGAAAAACTAATCGAAACGAATCGGCTGATTGTAAGAATTAGGGCAAGAAACCAAATTGCATCTTTAGTACTCAGTACTCGCCTCTGAAACTGTTTCCATAATCATATTTCAACAGCATAAACCAAGTTAATGGCATgctaaatcaaaacaaaacaaaacagtaTAAACTCAAGAGCAGAATGGACTAAGCAACACGAGCATAAAGAAAACTTGATTATGGttataagtacatatattttaaatgattaGTGTTTTGTATTAAGTGAAAtttgttaaacatttattaaattattatgttCTAAGTTGCGAAATAAATGCGAAGTGTAAGCAAAGTACGCAATGTCATTCATGCCTTCTCTCAGTTTCTGTTTTCGTTTCCGTTCACCGACAGCAACCAACTCAAAGTCAAACTTATATGTCGCAAGATTTTGTACGGAactcaattttaaattatgtatTCATAAAGATTTATCACATTTGGGAAATGAATGTTTGAGAAACTGAATAATCCGTATACATCCATTAAAATTCAgcgaaaatgaaacaaataaatcacttTTTAAAACCATTACCCTTGGCTATCTCACTCGCCTGTAAAAAGAATTCTTGGTTAACAGTTTTAAGACATTTAATGGGTCAAAGATAACGAAATTCCATTAGATGGACACTTTTTACTTAACGATAATAAATGCACTTCGTGATCCCTGAAGCAAAAGCAGGCTCTTCAATATTTAGAATATAATCTTGTTTATAAATGCAACAACTCTCTGGTACGTTTAGAATCGAATCCTTTTACTCGGCAACCCCCTCATCAACGAATGTAATCACGGCCGCTCCCTTAGCCACGTTATCGCCCTCGGCTCCACCGATAGACTTGATAGTGGCGTCCCTGGGAGCTTTAAGAATGTGTTCCATTTTCATGGCTAGAATgcaagaaaatttaaaaaaatgtattatctCAAGTTATATTTTCTTACCAATAAGCACTGCCAAGTTTTGGCCCTTCTTGACCTGGTCACCGGGCTTCACCAGAACCTTCTCTAAAATCCCGGGCATGGGTGCCACTACGCGAGAACCAGCTGCACCAAGTTGATCGGCCTGAGCACTTAAGAATTTCGGCTGTGCCAGCTCAAAGTCGACCTTTCCAGTCTGTAAAAgggaatttattaaataccaaatacttttaattgaaacggCGAATCATACttccaaaaacaaacagacacCAGTGCCATCAATACTGGCATTGTATGTGGTGATGTTGCTATTGATATTGGCACGAATTTTTAAGCGACTTTCGTCCTGCACTCTTTCGGCCTTTACCACCTGCCAGTCGCCATTATCCACCTGGATTTGTATATCTTCGCCATCGAACTTGACAGCCACAGAATAGACTGAAAGATTAGATCAGCTcacaaatttgattttaagtttgtaaatatgtttttacCCTTCTCATTGGCTTTCAACTGATATCTGCGAACCAACGAGTAATTAAGACGAGCGTTGGGGGTGGCGACAAATGGATCCTGATCTTTGTTTCCATTTCTGAAGGCTGCCTGCAACTCGTTGAAGACCAGCGCCAATGCAGCTTGGCTGACTTGCTGCGGACTGATGACAATTGGCGGAAATAGCGTATCGAACTGCTCATCGATAAAGCCAGTGTGCACATTGGCCAGCTGGAACTCAGGATGCGATGCAAGGTCGATGAGGAATTTGATGTTAGTTTCCAGACCAGATATCTAAAATTGGTTTAACTTTAGAGAAATGTTTTTAGGGTACAAAATTGTCAATGTACTCACATGGTATTCACCCAGGCGGGCAACCAGGGAGTTTAGAGCTTGCGTGCGGTTTTCGCCCCAAACGACAAGCTTGGCAATCATGGGGTCGTAGTGCACAGACACCTCATCTCCTTCCCGAACACCTGTCTCCACGCGAACGTTGTCCGATGGTTGGGGAGTAGACAAATAACGAAGCGGTCCGGCTCCGGGAAGGAAGCCTCCGCGAGGATTTTCCGCATAGATTCGAGCTTCAAATGCGTGGCCACGCCGTGTAATCTCAGATTGCTTCAGCGGTAACGGCTCACCGGCGGCAATGCGAATCTGCCATTCAACCAAATCGGTGCCCGTTATCATTTCAGTAATGGGATGCTCCACCTGCAGGCGGGTATTCATTTCCATGAAATGAAACGAGAGATCTTCTTTGTCTAGAATGAACTCCACAGTGCCGGGTCCAACGTAACCCACAGCTTTCGCTGCACGAACAGCAGCCTCGCCTAGCTCACGACGCAAATCTTCCGACAATCCTGGCTGTTGGATACATAAGCATTACTTTTTGATCTAGCCGAAGCTATAGTGCACTTACAGCTGGCGCCTCTTCAATAATCTTTTGATGACGTCTTTGCACGGAGCAGTCTCTCTCCCACAGATATACAGCATCGCCATACTGATCCGCAAATACTTGAACCTCTACGTGGCGTGGAGATCGGACGTACCGCTCAAGAAGCAC is a window encoding:
- the LOC122621971 gene encoding methylcrotonoyl-CoA carboxylase subunit alpha, mitochondrial; amino-acid sequence: MYARLLRNLGANARCFATEASPKVRPISKILISNRGEIACRVIRTARKLGVRTVAVFSDPDEKSLHTQLADEAYRVGEAPSSASYLRGERILDIAKRSGAQAIHPGYGFLSESVEFAELCQREGIIFMGPPSSAIRDMGIKSTSKAIMAAAGVPIINGYHGEDQSDECLQREADIIGFPLMIKAVRGGGGKGMRIAEKRDDFLTALNSARTESEKSFGDSSVLLERYVRSPRHVEVQVFADQYGDAVYLWERDCSVQRRHQKIIEEAPAPGLSEDLRRELGEAAVRAAKAVGYVGPGTVEFILDKEDLSFHFMEMNTRLQVEHPITEMITGTDLVEWQIRIAAGEPLPLKQSEITRRGHAFEARIYAENPRGGFLPGAGPLRYLSTPQPSDNVRVETGVREGDEVSVHYDPMIAKLVVWGENRTQALNSLVARLGEYHISGLETNIKFLIDLASHPEFQLANVHTGFIDEQFDTLFPPIVISPQQVSQAALALVFNELQAAFRNGNKDQDPFVATPNARLNYSLVRRYQLKANEKVYSVAVKFDGEDIQIQVDNGDWQVVKAERVQDESRLKIRANINSNITTYNASIDGTGVCLFLETGKVDFELAQPKFLSAQADQLGAAGSRVVAPMPGILEKVLVKPGDQVKKGQNLAVLIAMKMEHILKAPRDATIKSIGGAEGDNVAKGAAVITFVDEGVAE